GAATGGGTGCCTCCAGTTTTACTTTCTTGGGTAGCGAGATTGCTGTCATATagcattgtatagattctcaaggGTTGCTTCTGACTTCATCGATCCCGACATGAGTCGGGAATTTTATTGCCCGATGGTAGGTGGAGATGACTACCCTTATCCTGTTGAGGGTCGGTTGGCCTAGGATGACATTGTATGCTGAGGGGATCCCGACCACCATGAAAGTGACTATCAGAGTCTTAGACCTTGGTTCTTCACCAATGGTGAGCAGTAAGGTAGTGGTGCCGAGGGGTGAGATGGAATCTCTGGTGAAGCTTGTGAGAGTGGATGCCATGGGTGCGAGGTCTTTTTTAGTTAGGTCGAGCTTCCGAAAGGCGTTGAGGTATAGCACGTCGGTCTAGCTTCCAGTATCAACCATTATCCTTTTTACGTAGGCGTTGGCGATTACAACCGAGATCACCAAAGCGTCATTGTGGTTGGGGTGCTCGGCTTCCCCCACCACCCCCCCCTCGGAAGGTGATCTCGGGCACATTTTGTTGTCGGGGACGTTTTTCCACAGTTGCTCGGGTATAGGCCTTCCACTCTAATTCGCTATTCCCTCTAGAAGTCGGGTCGCTGACAATGTCATCAATTTATTTTTCAACAAGGCCTCGGGGGTGCGGGGAAGATTCTCGTTGCCTCTTGACATAATGCCCGAGATGTCCTTTGCGAATAATCTCCTCGATCTAGTTTTTTAGGTCGTGACAGTCTTTGGTGTCGTGACCGTAGTCACGGTGGAACCGACAATACTTGGAGCGATCCCTGAGTTCGTGCGGAGTCTTCATCGGATTTGGTGCTCTTAGAAGCCATTTTCTctgatttggaggaagatctcagTTCTAGACGTGCCTAGAGGGCGAGGGGGTGGCCTCGGTTGTAGAGGTTCGGGCCAGTCGAGCTTCCTCCTTGGCGGGCTCGCGAGTTGTCCTCGCGGTTGCTCCGTGCGAGGCCTCTTGTGTTCCTTGCATTTCCATGTTACCAAGGCCTCGGCTACAATGTACTGGTTTACACGTTGGAGCATTTCGAGGACCGTTGTCGTCGGCCGCTCAACCAATGACCAGAAAAAACGAGATGGACACAACCCCATCAAAAATGCTTGCATGATCAAGGAGGGGTGCACGTCCGGGACTCCTCGGATTTTGGTGGTAAAAGGGGTGACAAACAGAGAGAGGGGCTCATTATCCTTTTGACCAGGCCGAGGAGCATGGCCACCGATGGCTTTGGATGCGCGCTGGCTAGGAAGTTGAGCTCAAACTCCCTTGCGAGCTGATCAAAAGATGAAATGGAGGCGGACCTGAGTCGAGTGTACCACATCCGAGCCGATCCTTGGAATGTGGTTGGAAACACCCGGCACATCAGGGTGTCGGACATGCCATACAGGGCCATCTGGGCCCGAAAAGTAGTAACGTGTTCCACAGGGTCGGAGTCGTCGTCATATGCTTCGAGTGTGGGGAGGCAGAAACTCAGAGGGATCGGTTTGTCCTAAATTTCTAGGAAGAAGGAGGATCCTACTACAGAGGGTTCCCCGAACTCTTCTTTAGACTTATGGAACTCCTTCTGGATCTCATCCAGACGTCGGTTAACCGAGCGTAGCTGAGCACGGAGAGAGTCCACCGAGTCGGATGACAAGGTGTCGGGCTCTGGGAGGCTTGGGGTGACGCGTCAGGTACCCGGGTAACTGTGTTCCTGGGTCGGCCTCGGGTTTTCCGAACCTCCCTCATGCGATAGATTGGCGCCTTCTACTCGGGGTTGCTGAGCGGCCGGGAATGACGCTTGTGGTTCAGGAGCGAGGGTCTGTGGATCTCGCAACTGAAGCGGTGGTTGGAGCGGCGCCGGCTACTGCGTGAACTGGGGAATGAGGGGAATGATGGCCTGTATCATCCCTATTAAGGTTTGGCCTTTGTGCGCGAGGTTATGGAAGGCCTTAGGCGAGACGGGAGGTTGTCCCATGGCAGTTCCGGGAGGCATCAGCTCGGGATTGCTGAACAACCGCCAGTAGCAGCTCGGAGTTGCAATAGTGGTATTCCCTTCCAGGCTCGGAGAGGGTGGAAATTGTCCCCCCAGCCCGAAGGTCGCGTGAGGCGGGAATGGCTTTTCTTCGAAACGTTCTCCAAGGTGGCTCTGCTGGGGGCATTCTTGCGACATCGGGACCTCCTTCCAACGCCAAAAATATTAGTGAACTTTATACCGTGGCCAgggagtcagcacggcttggttcgGCTCCGGATGTCCAAGGAGGCACCCACGAAGACTCTGGGCCAGTCGTCGGGTTAGGTCGAGCGGAGCGGGTCGTTGTCTGCTTCCTCATCATCGggccctgcacacaggtcgaagTCGGGGAGATGTTTTCCTAACCCGACCTCTTCGAATGTCAAGTTAGTGGAGTTGGATCTCACTCAAAGTCTTCTCCCAAGTTCGGTTAGAAAAAACCTCCCCTAGCGTAGCTAGGCAGTTGGCTCTTATACTTGTGCACGAGAGTTGATCGTACATGGTTTGTTTAATGACTGTCGACCCTTGCAGACGGCTAGCTCATACCTTATGTGCGATCGATGTCTGCATCGAGGTGGTTTTGTACTTGGCAGCGCCGTCTCAAGTTCCCAGGGTCAGCTTCGTACTTGGTGGCACCGTCCCGAGTTCCTAGGGTCGGCTTTGTATTTGGCGGCGCCGTCCCGAGTTCCGAGGGTCAGCTTTGTACTTGGCGACGTTGTCCCAAGTTCCCGAGGTCGGCTTTGTACTCGACGATGTTAACGCGGGTTCCTCGATTGGGGTTGTACTCGATGACCTCAACCCAACCATGGAAAGGAGGCTAAGGTGATGGGGCCTGGTTGGCCGTGTTGCCATAGATGCTGTCGTGATAGGTATGctaaaatatgccctatcacttATCTGATTGAATCGTGTGAAGTAGCACGCATAGCTTGTATCATGCATGTTCATTGCATTGTATCACACATTGTCACAAGTTATCTTAATAGAAGTCACATATATTATTTTTCGATATTTGTATgattatttacatatatatatatatatatatatatatatatatatataaagaaagatTATAGAATTATTTTCATCTCTCCTTagttaatattttatataaaaaaaaagagtctAGTTTTTCCTGTAAATTAATTTGTTTAAATCGAATGATTatacatttataaaaatattctaaatGATATCCAAAGTTACACTatcttacaataattttttttacataataataacatgattataatttttatatttacatatgctTGCGGCATTTCCTCTTCTTATTATTGACATCGGATGGATGGTGTAGTATCACAAGTaaacaaagaaaaaatatttagaaTTAACAGTATCCTTGGAAACTAAAAAGCAAGTTATTGCAACcaatatcaaactcatttcagcTATTGAACAAATAATAATCTTTGACCAAGACATTAATCATAATTTAGTcttatatgattaaaaaataataggGTTCGAATTAAATCAATAGTATTGTAGAATGGTTACCTTGCGTCTTGGAATCAGTAGTAATCATCATTCAGCTAACATAACCTCTATCATCCATCGAAATCAAGAAAAGATAACATTGAAAAATTCAATTATTATCGATTGACTTCATCACCACCACCCCATCCTTCTGTGCCACCACCACCGACGACGCCAATCCGAGGAACAACCCATGCTCCACCACTCCGGTAATCCTCAGGATCGCATCGCTGATCACTCTCAGGTCGCCATGGATCCCATTCTCGAAGAACAAATCCGCGATGTAGTTCTCGTTGTCAGTCACGAATGGCTCCGAGTCCCACCCCTTCTCGTCAAAGGTGGTGGCTTTGGCGTTGATGGAGGCGGTCCTGAGCTTGAGATTGAAGCCCGGCACGCCGTCGAACAAGCTCTGTAGTCGGCGGAGAGTGAGGGCCCAGCCGAAGGGGATGATCTCCACGGGGACGGCGAGGCCGCTGGCCGCGAGGCGAGGAACCAGCTTCGAGTCGTCGACGATGACCACGAAGCGCCGGCTGGTGCCCTCCACCATCTTCTCCCGTAGGAGAGAGCCGCCCCGGCCCTTGACGAGGTTGAGGGCGGGGTCGACCTCGTCGGCGCCGTCGATGGATAGGTCGACCACGGGGTGGGCATCGAGATCGGAGAGAGGGatgccggcggcggcggcgcgggCGGCGGCCCACTCCGAGGTCGGGATGCCGACGACATCGCGGAGGGCGCCGCTGCGGATGAGGTCGCCGATGCGGTCGAGGGCGTGGGCGGCGGTGGAGCCGGTGCCCAGGCCGATGACCATGCCGGACTCTACCAGCTCGACAGCCCGGTGGGCAGCCACGCGTTTTAGCTCATCTTGGGACGGCGCCATGGTGTCCATCGGCGAGGGCGAGGGGGGCGGCTCCAAGTCGGGCTTGAGGAGGTGGGGCAAGGGGATAGCTACATCCACAGTTCGAGTGCAAGCGGCCTGCATCTTATAGGCTTCGACAAGGGAGCAAAAAGATCTGACTTTTGGTCCAATAAGATAGACCAGGGGGGGAGAACACGATAGTTCTTTCCCCGACTGGGATCTCAATATGATAAAAGGAAGGGCTGAGAAAAATCTCTCCTTTTCTTGGATAATTTGTTCAAAAATTAGGGCTTCGATTAGGGCTTGTGGAGGAAGACGAAGCCGAGTGGCGCGTAGGAGCGATGAATATAAAGAGGTCCGGGCTGGATCCTCTATCACATCCCGACAGGAACAAGCAATATCTCCATGTTTAAAGTCGACGCTTGGTCTTCGTGGACACGACTTGTATACCTGATGGAATAATTTTGGTGGGTTATGTTCGATGCTTGCTGAAGAGTAGTATCTCAAATTCCGGAACCCCGTCAAGCGGGCGGGCCGAGGCATGAATCGAATTAACGGCTGTGATCCGAACAACGGTCTCGATAAGCCGCCACGGTGGGACCACCGGGCATGGTGGCGGAGACGGCAGAGATCGAGTCGGGCCCCCACCAAAAATGGGGCTAAAGCGGGAAAAGTGACACTTCTGCGACCCACTTGGTGTTCGTACCCACGGTTCACCTGTTTCTTTATTGGACAGAAGTTGCAAGACCCACTGCCTGGGTCGTCGACGAGGAGGGCAGGTAGAAAAGCGAGGAGTCACGAAAGGCTACCGCAATAGTTTTGACATGAGGAACAAGAGACAGTCATTCGGACAACGAGAAATGGGAGTTCCCGCCACATTAGGCATTGGGAAGAGCCATAATTTGGTGTGATTCTCCGCATATGCTCCGCCATCACCGCAACATTTCCGAGTTTCCAAGTACTGTGTAATAaatagttctctctctctctctctctctctctctctgcttcgtCAGTATCTTGATAACATAGGGAAGGAAGGAGAACATACCTCATCTCCATTGTCCATGTAGAAACATGGGTTTCAACATCTGGCCTAGTccaaaaacaagaaaaatctaTCTTGATATCAAGACACTTGCGATGAAAAAGACATGAGCTATCGTATCATATCATGTCACGAACACTTATCTTGTGTCAGTGGTGAGGAGGCCTGGTTCACGCCACCCATCAATTATTTATCTGAACTTGTATATTTGATATCAGGGAAACACTGAGACGACACAAGGAAGGCTGTGTTCATGCCATTCATCAATTACGCATCTAAAACTATTCATTTATCAGGAAAAATGGCTGAAAAAGAAAGTAGAACACTGTTCATGGGACCTGAACGAAGATCATTAGAACATGGCTGCTctacaattctctctctctctccttttgttTTTGGTTCACATCAAAATCTCAACTGtggcttcttcatccaaaca
Above is a genomic segment from Musa acuminata AAA Group cultivar baxijiao chromosome BXJ3-4, Cavendish_Baxijiao_AAA, whole genome shotgun sequence containing:
- the LOC103981704 gene encoding probable ribose-5-phosphate isomerase 2: MQAACTRTVDVAIPLPHLLKPDLEPPPSPSPMDTMAPSQDELKRVAAHRAVELVESGMVIGLGTGSTAAHALDRIGDLIRSGALRDVVGIPTSEWAAARAAAAGIPLSDLDAHPVVDLSIDGADEVDPALNLVKGRGGSLLREKMVEGTSRRFVVIVDDSKLVPRLAASGLAVPVEIIPFGWALTLRRLQSLFDGVPGFNLKLRTASINAKATTFDEKGWDSEPFVTDNENYIADLFFENGIHGDLRVISDAILRITGVVEHGLFLGLASSVVVAQKDGVVVMKSIDNN